GATATCGTGCTGGGTCTGTCGGTCAACCGCTGGCGGCTCAGCCCCATCGCCCGGCCGGCCCTGCCGGCGGTGGAGGATTACTGGCGGCGGCTGGGTTCAAGGCCAGGTTTTGCCGATCACGTGGACAACGGCGTGCCCTGACACCTCCGAAAGCGACCCTGGCGGCCGGGGCGGTTCCGCGCCATCATCCGGCCCCAAGAAACGCCGGACAAGAAACGCGAAAAAGGGGGCTGCATGCGGGTTTTGGCTTTCATCGGGCTTGCGCTGGCGGTCGCGGCCGGTCCCGTCCGGGCGGCCGAAGGGGGCGCCGGCCCGGCCATTCATATCGAGGATGTGGTGGACTTCTACCGCGTCTATGATTCGGGCCACGGCGCGCCCACGGCCGAGGCCTTGCAGGGCTATCTGGACCACGGCAGCGACGGGCTGCACCAGTTCGCGCAGTTGCGCCAGCTGACCGGCCCGTCCATCGCGGCGGCCATGGCAAAACAACCGAAGATCTACGCCGACGCCAAGACCTGCCTGGATCTGCTGCCGGCGGTGAAGCGGCGCCTGGGTGTGGCGCTGCGCCGCCTGGGGGACATCTATCCGGCGGCGCGCTTTCCCCCCATCACCATCCTGGTGGGGCGTGCCAATTCCGGCGGCACCACCAGCCCGTCCGCCGTGCTGATCGGGCTGGAGGCGCTGTGCAGTGCGGGCTGGATGGACCCCAATCCCGAGAACCGCTTCGTCCATGTGGTGGCGCATGAGTACGCCCACGTGCAGCAACCGGCCAGCGATGTGGAGCCTGAGCATCCCACCTTGCTGTTCGCCGCCCTGCTGGAAGGCGGGGCGGAGTTCATGGCGGAACTGACATCCGGCGATGTCGGCTAC
The DNA window shown above is from Azospirillaceae bacterium and carries:
- a CDS encoding DUF2268 domain-containing putative Zn-dependent protease (predicted Zn-dependent protease with a strongly conserved HExxH motif), translating into MRVLAFIGLALAVAAGPVRAAEGGAGPAIHIEDVVDFYRVYDSGHGAPTAEALQGYLDHGSDGLHQFAQLRQLTGPSIAAAMAKQPKIYADAKTCLDLLPAVKRRLGVALRRLGDIYPAARFPPITILVGRANSGGTTSPSAVLIGLEALCSAGWMDPNPENRFVHVVAHEYAHVQQPASDVEPEHPTLLFAALLEGGAEFMAELTSGDVGYVTLKAWTKGREAEIETQFATDRDKTDLAAWLYNGIGTPERPGDLGYWVGYRIAKAFYIHAADKRQAIARLLTVNADTAKTFLDDSGWAPGISLPDRVSPP